GATATGACTAAAGGAGTTATCGTTTGTATTGATGACGATAAAATGGTACTTGTTAGTTTGCGAGACCAGTTAAGTCGCATAGTTAAAGATAAATACGAGATTGAATTAGCTGAAAGTGGAGAAGAAGCTTTAGAGTTATTGAATGAAATTAAAGCTAGCTCCCAAAAAATACCCTTAGTCATTTGCGATCAGATGCTATCTGGAATGAGGGGAGATGAAGTCTTAATTAGGATACACGCAGAATATCCCGACACCCGTACCATTCTTCTCACTGGACAACCCAATCTCCAGGGAGTACTCCAAGCAGTTAATCAGGCTAACCTATATCGCTATATTTCCAAGCCTTGGGAAGAAACAGATCTGAGTCTAACAGTCAAAGAAGCCTTACGCAGCTACCATAGCGATCGCAAATTACAGCAACAAAATGTCCGTTTACGACAGATTAATCGACTCTTACAGCAAGAAATTACAAAACGACAGGGAATAGAACAGCAGTTACGTTATGAAAATCTCCACGATTCTTTAACTGGTTTAGCTAATCGCACCTTAATACTGCGTACTTTACACCAATCTATAGAACGTGCTAGGAATTCAGACAACTGTTTGTTCGCAGTACTATTTGTCGATCTAGAAAGATTTAAAGCAATTAATGATACATTAGGTCATACAATAGGGGACAAATTATTAATTGCTGTCGCGCGAAGATTAGAGCGAATTGTCCGCAATACAGATACCGTGGCTCGCATTGGTGGAGATGAGTTTGTCATTTTGATCGAACCAATTAAAGAGACTGGAGATGCGGTTTTAGTTGCTGAGCGGATTTGTGAAGAATTTAGTTCGCCTTTTTGGATCGAAGAACAAGAAGTATCTGCATTTCCCAATGTGGGAATTACTTTTAGTACTCAAGCATATCAACAACCATCTCAAGTCTTGCGCGATGCTGATATTGCTATGTATTTTTCTCGGCAAAAAAG
This DNA window, taken from Merismopedia glauca CCAP 1448/3, encodes the following:
- a CDS encoding putative bifunctional diguanylate cyclase/phosphodiesterase, with the protein product MTKGVIVCIDDDKMVLVSLRDQLSRIVKDKYEIELAESGEEALELLNEIKASSQKIPLVICDQMLSGMRGDEVLIRIHAEYPDTRTILLTGQPNLQGVLQAVNQANLYRYISKPWEETDLSLTVKEALRSYHSDRKLQQQNVRLRQINRLLQQEITKRQGIEQQLRYENLHDSLTGLANRTLILRTLHQSIERARNSDNCLFAVLFVDLERFKAINDTLGHTIGDKLLIAVARRLERIVRNTDTVARIGGDEFVILIEPIKETGDAVLVAERICEEFSSPFWIEEQEVSAFPNVGITFSTQAYQQPSQVLRDADIAMYFSRQKRTPGYEVFQPLMHSKTIERLNIERDLIHALRNEELRVYYQPIITLKNLQIVGFEALVRWQHPTRGLVSPCQFIPIAERTELIVDIGEWVMKTACQQMKNWSLQFPDRSLKISVNISLKQLKDPDLMAKIDRILVGTGWDSHKLQLEITESMLMDDVDDLLKIFAQLATRKIQLSIDDFGTGYSSLSYLHQFPVKYLKVDRSFIKNIYTHSESKKITELIVMLAHNLDMEVIAEGVETTQQIECLRPFNCEYVQGYLFSAPVPVEAATKLISEI